In Nocardia yunnanensis, one DNA window encodes the following:
- a CDS encoding Rv1355c family protein, translating into MSGEPVASDVHRPRFLDESDPDDAAVLARLRADPRIEFRDLRPALRAEFATLLAPPDLVQGAEADRWVYYPWRASVVGLPGPELFRAVRLDRNRNKLTRAEQTELANQTIGVIGQSVGHAIAHTLALEGICGRIRLADFDAVELSNLNRLPGTLFDIGINKAVVSARRIAELDPYLPVEVFADGLNDDNMDRFLDGISIVVEVCDSLDIKLAVREAARRRRVPLLMETSDRGLLDVERYDLEPERRPFHGLMGEVTTAELRGLSTREKSVYGVRIVDGSRLSEGMAASLMEIGRTVNSWPQLGGDVQLGGATVAAAVRRIGLGRELPSGQTRVDLEDRLNEVAEPAPPALVWPADPIPEPVPVTGVPALLAAAQRAPSGGNAQPWTLRADADSITIELAPERSTLMDIGHRASALAVGAALYNARAAAAALGLLGDTDVRSDAAVPLTATLRIGSAHDAELAADYPALLDRHTNRRRGDGAPVSPHVLGALGAAASGAGGGLRALTDRADIEAAAAIIAESDRIRYLTPGLHAEMFAELRWPGDDLDSGLDLRTLELAPGELDKLFVVRRPEVMSRVRAFDGGAALGEPTRAQLLTASALVAVTFPTPRQESAELGAYARAGAALERVWIEAQRHELGVHPVSPVFLFARHHEELKKVSPEFADTLTSLQGRFLNLLGVPADETVALVLRLSHAPDATYRSGRLPVPEIDLRG; encoded by the coding sequence ATGAGCGGCGAGCCCGTGGCGTCCGATGTCCATCGGCCGCGATTCCTGGACGAGTCCGACCCGGATGATGCCGCGGTGCTGGCGCGGCTGCGCGCCGATCCGCGGATCGAGTTCCGCGATCTACGACCGGCATTGCGCGCCGAGTTCGCGACGCTGCTGGCCCCGCCCGATTTGGTGCAGGGCGCCGAAGCGGATCGCTGGGTGTACTACCCGTGGCGTGCGTCCGTGGTGGGGCTGCCCGGTCCGGAACTGTTTCGAGCGGTGCGATTGGATCGCAACCGCAACAAGCTCACCCGGGCCGAACAAACCGAACTGGCAAACCAGACAATCGGTGTGATCGGGCAGAGTGTGGGCCATGCCATCGCACATACGCTCGCGCTCGAGGGGATCTGCGGCCGAATTCGCCTGGCCGATTTCGATGCGGTCGAGCTCAGCAATCTGAATCGGCTGCCGGGCACCCTCTTTGATATCGGGATCAACAAAGCGGTGGTCAGCGCGCGCAGGATTGCCGAACTCGATCCGTATTTACCTGTCGAGGTATTCGCGGACGGTCTGAACGACGACAATATGGATCGATTCCTCGACGGGATCTCGATCGTCGTCGAAGTGTGTGATTCGCTCGATATCAAGCTCGCGGTGCGGGAAGCCGCTCGCCGTCGGCGGGTCCCATTGCTCATGGAGACCAGTGATCGCGGCCTGCTGGATGTGGAGCGGTACGACCTCGAACCGGAGCGGCGGCCGTTTCACGGGCTCATGGGCGAGGTCACCACGGCCGAACTGCGTGGGCTCTCCACCCGGGAGAAATCGGTCTACGGTGTCCGAATAGTCGATGGCAGCAGGCTTTCCGAGGGCATGGCGGCCAGTCTCATGGAGATCGGCCGCACCGTGAACAGCTGGCCGCAACTGGGCGGGGATGTGCAGCTGGGCGGCGCCACGGTAGCGGCGGCTGTCCGGCGGATCGGGCTCGGCCGCGAACTTCCCTCGGGACAGACCCGGGTCGATCTCGAGGATCGGTTGAACGAGGTCGCAGAGCCGGCGCCGCCCGCACTGGTCTGGCCCGCCGATCCGATCCCGGAGCCGGTGCCGGTCACCGGTGTGCCGGCGTTGTTGGCAGCAGCGCAGCGTGCCCCGTCCGGCGGCAACGCGCAGCCGTGGACGCTGCGCGCCGACGCGGATTCGATCACCATCGAGCTGGCGCCCGAGCGCAGCACGTTGATGGATATCGGCCACCGCGCCAGTGCGCTGGCGGTCGGTGCGGCGCTGTACAACGCCCGTGCCGCAGCGGCCGCGCTGGGTTTGCTCGGCGACACCGATGTGCGGTCGGACGCCGCCGTGCCCTTGACCGCGACACTGCGAATCGGCAGCGCCCACGATGCCGAGCTGGCGGCCGACTATCCGGCTTTGCTGGACCGCCACACCAATCGCCGGCGGGGCGACGGTGCGCCCGTGTCCCCTCATGTCCTGGGCGCGCTCGGCGCGGCGGCCTCGGGAGCCGGCGGCGGATTGCGCGCCCTCACGGACCGCGCCGATATCGAAGCCGCGGCGGCAATAATCGCCGAATCCGATCGGATTCGTTACCTGACCCCAGGTCTGCATGCCGAGATGTTCGCCGAATTGCGCTGGCCGGGTGACGATTTGGACAGCGGCCTGGACCTTCGGACGCTCGAGTTGGCGCCCGGGGAATTGGACAAACTGTTCGTTGTCCGCCGCCCCGAAGTGATGTCGCGCGTGCGCGCCTTCGATGGCGGAGCGGCGCTCGGCGAACCGACTCGGGCCCAGTTGCTCACGGCGTCGGCGCTGGTCGCGGTGACCTTCCCGACCCCGCGGCAAGAGTCCGCCGAACTGGGTGCGTATGCGCGTGCGGGCGCGGCGTTGGAGCGGGTGTGGATCGAGGCGCAACGGCATGAACTCGGTGTTCATCCGGTTTCTCCGGTATTCCTCTTCGCTCGACACCACGAAG
- a CDS encoding GyrI-like domain-containing protein → MTYSIVVRPGGVYGGLVVPRVRPSFKVSNSELIEFLRDRLRDRGTTDRPLATVYVPDPAGNYNVLVSYEYPGPDDVPVGDVLIRVPKGVYARFRPNGDYHDPAEDVWAQVDDATASAEITRAYREEIEIWSGPAELELFISILV, encoded by the coding sequence ATGACCTATTCGATCGTGGTGCGGCCCGGCGGCGTCTACGGCGGCCTGGTGGTGCCGCGGGTGCGCCCGAGCTTCAAGGTCTCCAACAGCGAACTCATCGAATTCCTCCGCGACCGCCTGCGCGACCGCGGCACCACCGACCGCCCCCTCGCCACGGTCTACGTCCCCGACCCCGCCGGCAACTACAACGTCCTCGTCTCGTACGAGTACCCCGGCCCCGACGACGTCCCGGTCGGCGACGTCCTCATCCGCGTCCCCAAGGGCGTCTACGCCCGCTTCCGCCCCAACGGCGACTACCACGATCCCGCCGAGGACGTCTGGGCTCAGGTCGACGACGCGACCGCGTCGGCGGAAATCACCCGCGCCTACCGTGAAGAGATCGAGATCTGGTCCGGACCGGCCGAACTGGAGCTTTTCATCTCGATCTTGGTGTGA
- a CDS encoding GyrI-like domain-containing protein has product MQFEIVERDETWVAGLPVRSPKRALGELRDHDLEVAWAAVLHQELGGPLASAYTDYASELGTYNTQIVGYQCASLEEVTRGHLVARLPRGTYARFSSVGNFPQVMTDLWTQIAYAEEHKQIKRIHTGDFETYPHAYKIDLYLSVEPS; this is encoded by the coding sequence ATGCAGTTCGAGATCGTCGAGCGGGACGAGACCTGGGTCGCCGGCTTGCCGGTGCGCAGTCCGAAACGTGCCCTCGGTGAACTGCGCGATCACGATCTGGAGGTGGCCTGGGCCGCCGTCCTGCATCAGGAACTCGGTGGGCCGCTGGCCTCGGCCTACACCGACTACGCCAGCGAACTCGGCACCTACAACACCCAGATCGTCGGCTACCAGTGCGCCTCGCTGGAGGAGGTGACCCGCGGCCATCTGGTCGCCCGCCTACCGCGCGGCACCTACGCCCGCTTCTCCTCGGTCGGCAACTTTCCGCAGGTGATGACCGATCTGTGGACCCAGATCGCGTATGCCGAGGAGCACAAGCAGATCAAGCGCATTCACACCGGCGATTTCGAGACCTACCCGCACGCCTACAAGATCGACCTCTATCTGTCGGTCGAGCCGTCATGA
- a CDS encoding trimeric intracellular cation channel family protein: protein MSDLVEFGAPVDAAQSVGNLLGVFAFGLSGALLAVRRRFDVVGIAVLAVATATGGGVIRDLIIGRVPPAAFVQVSYAGVALLSALLIFFWHPPVRLVRAPLYIADAIGLGTFCVTGTVTAFQHGMPATSSAALGLVTAVGGGVIRDVLAGVTPSVLSDGELYAVPALLGSTVTAILLHYGQYTYWTGGLAGAGAVLLRLIALRRHWHAPMARPHRRRDDTPSV from the coding sequence ATGAGTGATCTCGTCGAGTTCGGCGCCCCCGTGGACGCGGCGCAGAGCGTGGGAAACCTGCTGGGCGTGTTCGCATTCGGGCTCTCGGGCGCGCTGTTGGCGGTGCGCCGCCGCTTCGACGTGGTCGGCATCGCCGTACTGGCCGTGGCGACCGCGACCGGGGGTGGCGTGATCCGCGATCTGATCATCGGCCGGGTGCCGCCGGCTGCTTTCGTGCAAGTCTCCTATGCCGGAGTCGCGCTGCTGTCGGCACTACTCATCTTCTTCTGGCATCCGCCGGTGCGGCTGGTGCGCGCTCCGCTCTACATCGCCGACGCGATCGGCCTCGGCACGTTCTGCGTGACCGGCACCGTCACCGCCTTCCAGCACGGCATGCCCGCCACCTCGTCGGCGGCGCTGGGTCTGGTCACCGCGGTGGGCGGGGGCGTGATCCGCGACGTTCTGGCCGGTGTCACGCCGAGCGTCCTCAGCGACGGCGAGCTCTACGCGGTCCCCGCCCTGCTCGGCTCGACCGTCACCGCGATCCTGCTGCACTACGGCCAATACACCTATTGGACAGGCGGTCTCGCGGGCGCGGGCGCGGTGCTGCTGCGGCTGATCGCCCTGCGCCGCCACTGGCACGCCCCCATGGCTCGACCGCACCGCCGCCGCGACGACACCCCGTCCGTCTAG
- a CDS encoding uracil-DNA glycosylase, producing MCLSRFVCRTIAQLDAELTGCRACPRLVAWREQVAREKRAAFSDENYWGKPVPAFGPADARLLLVGLAPAAHGGNRTGRMFTGDRSADVLIDCMHAVGLASQPTSIAADDGLRLLGTRMTAPVHCAPPDNKPTPAERDNCRHWLVSELRLLSPTLRAIVVLGGWGWQALMPALAESGWEIPKPRPKFGHGVQVDVQPARTDRSPLHVFGTYHPSQQNTFTGRLTPAMLERVLATAAAAAGLPDPTP from the coding sequence ATGTGCTTGAGTCGGTTCGTGTGCCGCACAATTGCCCAGCTCGACGCGGAACTTACCGGGTGCCGTGCCTGCCCCCGACTGGTGGCATGGCGCGAACAGGTGGCGCGGGAGAAAAGGGCCGCGTTCAGTGACGAAAATTACTGGGGCAAACCGGTTCCGGCCTTCGGTCCCGCCGATGCCCGGCTGCTGCTCGTCGGGCTCGCGCCCGCGGCGCACGGCGGTAACCGCACCGGTCGGATGTTCACCGGTGATCGCAGCGCCGATGTGCTGATCGACTGCATGCATGCCGTGGGGCTGGCCAGCCAGCCCACCAGCATCGCCGCCGATGACGGTCTGCGCCTGCTGGGTACGCGCATGACCGCGCCCGTTCACTGTGCCCCGCCCGACAACAAACCCACTCCCGCCGAGCGCGACAACTGCCGGCATTGGCTGGTCAGCGAGTTGCGGCTGCTGTCGCCGACCTTGCGCGCGATCGTGGTGCTGGGCGGTTGGGGGTGGCAGGCGCTGATGCCGGCGCTGGCCGAATCCGGTTGGGAGATACCCAAACCCAGGCCGAAGTTCGGGCACGGGGTGCAGGTCGATGTACAGCCTGCTCGAACCGACCGGTCCCCACTCCACGTGTTCGGGACCTACCACCCGTCGCAGCAGAACACCTTCACCGGCCGACTGACCCCGGCCATGCTCGAACGGGTCCTGGCGACCGCCGCCGCAGCCGCGGGCCTACCCGATCCGACCCCCTGA
- a CDS encoding TetR/AcrR family transcriptional regulator, with protein sequence MSRADDGSDAGGGVRVRPKRAETRQRLLDAAFEAFAEEGFGRCSVEQVCERAGFTRGAFYSNFTSLEELFLAMWEQRSATMLSEVASLLDTPGAIPTDPRRALETLLAAVPMDDKWFRITSEFTAHALRNPDLRQAMVARETAIAAALTPVVVTLLGRTGRHVPNPTALGRALVAVHDGTLTQSLLEPDNPTIPPYRLDLFLRILDSYSEPTNPSPPADSSPPPPTC encoded by the coding sequence GTGAGCAGGGCAGATGACGGATCCGACGCGGGCGGCGGTGTGCGAGTCCGCCCGAAGCGCGCCGAAACGCGGCAACGCCTCTTGGACGCGGCTTTCGAGGCGTTCGCCGAGGAAGGTTTCGGCCGCTGTTCGGTCGAGCAGGTCTGTGAACGAGCCGGCTTCACCCGAGGCGCCTTCTACTCCAACTTCACCTCGCTGGAGGAGCTGTTCCTGGCCATGTGGGAACAGCGCTCCGCGACAATGCTGTCCGAGGTCGCGTCCCTCCTCGACACCCCCGGCGCCATCCCCACCGACCCCCGCCGCGCCCTCGAAACGCTGCTGGCCGCAGTCCCCATGGACGACAAGTGGTTTCGCATCACCTCCGAATTCACCGCCCACGCCCTCCGCAACCCCGACCTCCGCCAAGCCATGGTCGCCCGCGAAACCGCAATCGCCGCCGCCCTCACCCCCGTCGTCGTCACCCTCCTAGGCCGCACCGGCCGCCACGTCCCCAACCCCACCGCCCTGGGCCGAGCCCTGGTAGCCGTCCACGACGGCACCCTCACCCAATCCCTCCTCGAACCAGACAACCCCACCATCCCCCCCTACCGCCTAGACCTCTTCCTCCGCATCCTCGACTCCTACAGCGAGCCCACAAACCCCTCCCCACCAGCCGATTCGTCCCCTCCCCCACCCACCTGCTAG
- a CDS encoding HNH endonuclease: MAAVVFGTWGLVLLIRHFRMTRYFASDEFLAHKAAIAYFVAEHNELAQYVAEIRSRGTFALGGSSSGAQAHLATFQNISRHKYRRDRNVATYQTRFVHNCSLQVARNASADPIKYVMKYFNIKPTEADLADVETLGDGITRLEDAVANLGQREASITQSINPPRFIMKHYAGEFMKQVGVELSPITVPYPVYMFEYVSAGGNSSQRTTVTLDRETIDAMIETMSAKIKFRKSVAGQRALMTSRLRTMIKERDHYTCRNCSVSLAAEPHLLLEVDHIMPVSKGGLTAPDNLQTLCWRCNRTKSNKVIAS, translated from the coding sequence ATCGCTGCCGTCGTGTTCGGGACGTGGGGTCTCGTGCTGTTGATCCGGCACTTCCGTATGACGCGATACTTCGCCAGCGATGAGTTTCTGGCACACAAGGCCGCGATCGCTTATTTCGTCGCCGAGCACAACGAGCTCGCGCAGTACGTTGCCGAGATACGCAGTCGAGGCACATTCGCGCTCGGGGGGTCGTCCAGTGGAGCACAGGCACATCTGGCGACTTTCCAGAACATCAGTCGGCACAAGTACCGACGTGACCGTAACGTCGCCACCTATCAGACGCGGTTCGTACACAACTGCTCGCTGCAGGTCGCCCGCAACGCGAGCGCCGATCCGATCAAGTACGTCATGAAGTACTTCAACATCAAGCCCACCGAGGCCGACTTGGCCGACGTAGAAACCCTGGGCGACGGGATAACTCGCCTTGAAGATGCCGTTGCCAACCTTGGGCAGCGCGAGGCCAGTATCACGCAGTCGATCAATCCACCGCGGTTCATCATGAAGCACTACGCAGGCGAATTCATGAAGCAGGTCGGGGTCGAGTTGTCGCCGATCACGGTGCCCTACCCGGTGTACATGTTCGAGTACGTCAGCGCTGGTGGGAACAGCTCACAACGCACGACTGTCACGCTCGATCGCGAGACGATCGACGCAATGATCGAAACGATGTCAGCGAAGATCAAGTTTCGTAAAAGCGTCGCTGGCCAGCGAGCGTTGATGACCTCGAGGCTCCGAACGATGATCAAGGAGCGCGACCACTACACATGTAGGAATTGCTCTGTCTCGCTGGCAGCCGAGCCCCACCTGCTGCTCGAGGTCGACCACATCATGCCGGTGTCTAAAGGCGGCCTGACCGCGCCCGACAACCTTCAGACCCTGTGCTGGCGGTGCAACCGCACCAAGTCGAACAAGGTCATTGCCAGTTGA
- a CDS encoding MarR family transcriptional regulator, with protein sequence MAFTEPEAKVLGALSNLDPPHTLTVRQLCRATLLPETSVHRALLRLSRTGLAMGTLQGPAQWRCTDRGRLAISRPVYRDCAGLRP encoded by the coding sequence ATGGCCTTCACCGAACCCGAGGCGAAAGTCCTTGGCGCACTGTCGAACCTCGACCCGCCGCACACGCTGACCGTGCGGCAACTCTGCCGCGCGACCCTACTGCCGGAGACCTCGGTCCACCGGGCGCTGCTGCGACTGTCGCGCACCGGGCTGGCGATGGGCACCCTGCAAGGTCCAGCACAGTGGCGCTGCACGGACCGTGGACGTCTCGCGATCAGCCGGCCGGTGTACCGCGACTGCGCAGGGTTACGGCCATGA
- a CDS encoding helix-turn-helix domain-containing protein, giving the protein MSSSKGPSEIGARVRLYRERAGMARPVLAAQIGRSAEWLKALENGRIQRTPSLDLLLRIARVLDLDDLATVTGDDHAVPVTVFAGERHAALSDVQAALTDYRITPGDRPVSLDHLDERLRKAWRIRHSSPDHRSQLGALLPGLIRDAQTAARSAEDRRAARRTLAGVYQLADFYVAYQPAPELVWMVADRAVNEGYEVDDPYVIACSAWAMVQALRDSGRWEEAIALARNAIDQLTPYLDRAEIPDDWHGIAGALEFEIAYVHGRRGRSGDAWRGLERADRIAQELGPTYRHVQTSFSQPVMAAHATTLGVELRQPGEAVRAARSIDADRIISVPRRGRHLIEVARAYMQHGEDTAALTMLAKSEQTAPETIHYNGFARALLLDLLKKPPTGMRTDVRELSQRVGIRV; this is encoded by the coding sequence GTGAGCAGTTCCAAAGGTCCCTCGGAGATCGGTGCGCGGGTCCGGCTGTACCGGGAACGCGCCGGAATGGCCAGGCCCGTGCTCGCCGCGCAGATCGGGCGGTCGGCCGAATGGCTGAAAGCCTTGGAAAACGGCAGGATTCAGCGAACACCCAGTCTCGACTTGCTGCTGCGGATCGCGCGAGTTCTCGATCTCGACGACTTGGCCACGGTCACCGGAGACGATCATGCCGTCCCGGTGACGGTGTTCGCTGGCGAGCGCCACGCGGCCCTCTCCGATGTACAAGCGGCACTGACCGATTACCGCATCACCCCCGGCGACCGACCGGTCAGCCTTGACCATCTCGATGAGAGGCTGCGCAAGGCGTGGCGGATCCGCCATTCCAGCCCTGATCACCGCTCGCAGCTGGGAGCACTTCTGCCGGGACTTATCCGCGACGCTCAGACTGCCGCACGGTCCGCCGAAGATCGCCGCGCCGCGCGCAGGACCTTGGCCGGCGTTTACCAGCTGGCCGATTTCTATGTCGCCTATCAGCCGGCGCCCGAGTTGGTGTGGATGGTCGCCGACCGTGCCGTGAACGAGGGCTACGAGGTCGACGACCCGTACGTGATCGCATGCAGCGCCTGGGCGATGGTGCAAGCCTTGCGTGATTCCGGCCGGTGGGAGGAGGCAATCGCGCTGGCCCGCAACGCCATCGACCAACTCACCCCCTACCTCGACCGCGCCGAAATCCCCGACGATTGGCACGGCATCGCTGGAGCGCTGGAATTCGAGATCGCCTACGTCCACGGCCGGCGCGGCCGCTCCGGCGACGCCTGGCGCGGCCTTGAACGAGCTGACCGCATCGCCCAGGAACTCGGCCCGACGTATCGGCACGTGCAGACCAGCTTTTCTCAGCCAGTAATGGCCGCGCACGCAACGACTCTCGGCGTGGAACTGCGCCAGCCCGGCGAGGCAGTGCGCGCAGCCCGCTCCATCGACGCCGACCGCATCATCTCAGTGCCTCGCCGCGGCCGCCACCTCATCGAGGTCGCGCGCGCCTATATGCAACACGGCGAGGACACTGCCGCGCTCACGATGCTGGCGAAGTCGGAACAAACTGCGCCCGAGACGATCCACTACAACGGTTTCGCCCGCGCCCTGCTCCTCGACCTGTTGAAGAAGCCGCCGACGGGCATGCGCACCGATGTCCGCGAACTGAGCCAGCGAGTGGGTATCCGCGTGTAG
- a CDS encoding helix-turn-helix domain-containing protein, translating to MSEPGEAPADPQPDPLAGTFGANVRRLREEAGLTLDQLSTQSTVSRAMLSKVERGEKSPTIGVAAKIAHALHTTLSDLIGAPTPKPTAAVILRKPNRPIFRDPETGFERHTLSPAPGIATGELIAHHLPAHISTGLLPAYPPGTEKQLLVLTGTLTVLISTRTETLTPGDSIYFQADTPHGFANQTPTPCEYIMTITRKP from the coding sequence GTGTCCGAACCAGGCGAAGCCCCCGCCGACCCACAGCCCGACCCCCTGGCCGGCACGTTCGGCGCCAACGTCCGCCGCCTCCGCGAGGAGGCCGGCCTGACCCTGGATCAACTCTCCACCCAGTCCACGGTCAGCCGAGCCATGCTCTCCAAGGTCGAACGCGGCGAAAAAAGCCCAACGATCGGCGTAGCCGCCAAAATCGCCCACGCCCTCCACACCACCCTCTCCGACCTGATCGGCGCCCCCACCCCCAAACCCACCGCCGCCGTAATCCTGCGCAAACCCAACCGCCCCATCTTCCGAGACCCCGAAACCGGTTTCGAACGCCACACCCTCTCCCCGGCCCCCGGCATAGCCACCGGCGAACTCATCGCCCACCACCTCCCCGCCCACATCTCCACCGGCCTCCTCCCCGCCTACCCCCCAGGCACCGAGAAACAACTCCTAGTCCTGACAGGCACCCTCACAGTCCTCATCTCCACCCGCACCGAAACCCTCACCCCCGGCGACTCCATCTACTTCCAAGCCGACACCCCCCACGGCTTCGCCAACCAAACCCCCACCCCCTGCGAATACATCATGACCATCACCCGCAAACCCTGA